From Vibrio crassostreae, one genomic window encodes:
- a CDS encoding response regulator: MDILARSRYLIIDDSSVIQSATRALLIKLGVPNNNVISASNAQNAIGACRTHRFDILLIDHDLGSGSNGLQLLEFLQQKELIKPQTIVFIVTGNDSQDIFFGYANFEPDGYLIKPIRADDIIKRVTSALSRQQYFSTLEQAYLKNGLNAVKPLFGQAPDPSTLKDAIIYMANILIKNQHLDEAQAMLNGLLQLHDYQPAKIKLVEIHIAKQHYHDALSQIDGLIEDNPRNIKLQQLKVKICLNTSDFESANTLIEQVLTVNGSNIELTNTMVWLQLLDNNVEQATLYLKSLAQLVPHSIWDSAGKRALILWVDSLALSQKELVNWKPEAAWQRLSHSEKSNALSKPLLKLCRTLQLIQLDQQEVAKERIESISMNEFSDNDVEAFFLLALCYQTLGLQDKLEQIKRQIEIHLKADQTSLALLQRMALQQADNFALPTLTKKPLAAVS, translated from the coding sequence ATGGATATACTCGCCCGTTCGCGCTATCTCATCATTGATGACAGCAGTGTGATTCAAAGTGCAACACGCGCACTGCTTATCAAGTTAGGCGTACCAAATAACAATGTAATTAGTGCTTCCAATGCACAAAATGCGATTGGGGCTTGCCGCACACATCGGTTCGATATCTTATTGATTGACCACGATTTAGGCTCAGGAAGTAATGGCTTACAACTGCTTGAGTTTTTGCAGCAAAAAGAATTGATCAAGCCACAAACGATTGTCTTTATCGTCACTGGTAATGACAGCCAAGACATCTTCTTTGGTTATGCTAACTTCGAGCCTGATGGTTACTTGATTAAGCCAATACGCGCAGATGACATAATAAAAAGAGTCACCTCTGCACTCTCTCGACAGCAATACTTTTCAACATTAGAACAGGCCTATCTCAAGAACGGACTCAACGCGGTAAAGCCACTCTTTGGACAAGCACCTGACCCATCAACATTGAAAGATGCCATTATCTATATGGCGAATATTCTGATAAAAAACCAACACCTCGATGAAGCACAAGCCATGTTGAATGGGCTGCTGCAGCTTCATGATTACCAGCCTGCAAAGATCAAGCTCGTTGAAATCCATATCGCCAAACAGCATTATCACGACGCCCTCAGTCAAATAGATGGCCTGATTGAAGACAACCCTCGCAATATCAAGCTACAACAGCTTAAGGTTAAAATCTGCTTAAATACCAGTGACTTCGAGTCAGCCAACACGCTCATTGAGCAAGTGCTCACCGTCAATGGCAGCAACATCGAACTGACCAACACCATGGTTTGGCTTCAATTGCTCGATAACAATGTCGAACAAGCGACTCTGTACCTCAAATCGCTAGCCCAATTAGTCCCGCATTCGATTTGGGACTCAGCAGGTAAGCGAGCACTTATCTTGTGGGTAGACAGTTTAGCCCTCTCTCAAAAAGAGTTAGTAAACTGGAAGCCAGAAGCCGCTTGGCAAAGGCTCTCTCACTCCGAAAAATCGAATGCGCTTAGTAAACCACTATTGAAGCTTTGCCGTACCTTGCAGCTCATTCAACTTGATCAGCAAGAGGTTGCGAAAGAGCGTATTGAGAGCATCTCAATGAATGAGTTCTCAGACAATGATGTCGAAGCCTTCTTCTTGTTGGCATTGTGTTATCAAACCTTGGGCCTACAAGACAAGCTCGAGCAAATTAAGCGCCAAATTGAGATCCACCTAAAAGCAGACCAAACCAGCCTCGCCCTTTTGCAGCGTATGGCATTACAGCAAGCAGACAATTTTGCATTACCCACACTAACCAAAAAGCCTTTGGCCGCCGTTAGTTGA
- a CDS encoding transporter substrate-binding domain-containing protein yields MQNNATKTKTGCVAFLLSCLTVFMWPLQILAESKPLENSSNNQVVLRVGLPSYNMVPYSYQHQTPSGNRVSEGLLISMLDEVSANAGFKYQIELYPTFSGVLSAFEKGELDLLVGVSSTKERQEYMTFSEPMFSIRRAVITQNLKINDLSELATANLALEKGFALNDLLPSLLPDSRITTLDSTQAAFTAIEDNRVDAYIGDALALSALLREQPKDSLTLSVLPDLPADHLHFAVKKGKHKLLSRINFALEDIKQGSLQSIYNQWLAPSQHSMLLDYGTLNLTQDEKNWLDKNPSIPVGTHSNWYPYDFTNEQQQHSGLSADVLNLISNVLGVSFESTTYLTPEAAEVAFNNGETMVLTNITPTTDKTRYMDFTQAYSFEPWVLLSRSDRLGNFAPSGTEAIGMIEDSGGTTVLPSLCLTCQAVPYINHVSAFQALQKDEISFALASLHHAAPLLHQDYVGQFKITGTINEQNSAPLALAVNFRHPMLLSIINKAISALPANELERLENKWLTYEYQEGLSPREVAKWSVIIGLGIFIVIFVIVFWNRKMAAEIEQRKVAEQRAKAAEAHLQTLADNIDGVVLKHIQTNLGQPLNIQFSFVSAGVTDMFGLSVDSVKEHPQHLFDLISDEDLPQFETSMLEAIESGHWESEQQVQLASGEAKWVKFNSQVSSGQAIEWNTVITDITLLKKQQQALDNARQKAESATAAKSQFLATISHEVRTPISGILGLLELMQEHQLSEELLNLHGGLNQSARNLLHIVNDVLDYSKIEAGKLELNPTEIELGKVLARIVQPQSIHAQQKGLAFHYWQDPNLAQWLFADDIRLHQILNNFLNNAIKFTEHGTISLHVDVIEQNEHQQKISLTVSDTGIGIPKDRQQSLFQPFEQADKTTSRRFGGTGLGLSIALKLIEQMNGTIELSSEEGKGSHFTVTVTLPTCTPEQAVNNALALPQTLLCTSDVENTIELGVGNHSHEVYVVGYVLQQEELCRYLKHFGLEPKVLHINQKHLLKEMVVKHQPKHIFVAMSVWQQLAITDAWIQQHTSSTRFTVINQNPMLSPEPLGNSWCLSVNPLLPDNLVHVLTKPVSHDNLISPVDSEAKAPIAEETREQAENNGRLILVAEDHPINQQVIAKQLENIGVHADIVDNGVLALNALKDKRYGLLLTDCHMPEMDGYTLASSIRQIEQRKEELNQETQRLPIVALTANAVQGEDANCYAHGMDDFLVKPVSIKQMKLTIEKWLPAINDSVPTPEYDISDSEKPDSHSQDTSSSSDSLPADQEANEFSMLFQDIEQSFAEVEISNPSEPSQEVTPASPQDSFNLTNNQVIDYAALYELFEDHDVVMTLLDEFAASFIEDNERIKTYWASKEYKELKTTAHRLKGAAKMVACDRIASPLAIIEARANDLVTEDTDLEQVESKIEASIEEVNSTFERFTEEINQLRQTKEKAYSYE; encoded by the coding sequence ATGCAGAACAATGCTACAAAAACGAAAACGGGGTGTGTCGCCTTTCTATTGAGTTGCCTTACGGTATTCATGTGGCCACTGCAGATCCTTGCTGAAAGCAAACCTTTAGAAAACTCGTCGAATAACCAAGTTGTATTACGTGTCGGCCTGCCTTCTTACAACATGGTTCCTTATAGCTATCAACATCAAACTCCCTCTGGGAACAGAGTTTCAGAAGGGCTACTTATCAGCATGTTGGATGAGGTATCGGCAAACGCAGGCTTCAAATATCAGATTGAGCTGTACCCAACATTTAGCGGCGTACTTAGTGCATTTGAAAAGGGTGAATTAGATTTGTTGGTCGGTGTCTCTTCGACCAAAGAGCGCCAAGAATACATGACCTTTAGTGAACCCATGTTCTCGATTCGACGAGCGGTCATTACTCAAAACCTGAAAATAAACGACTTGAGTGAACTGGCAACCGCAAACTTAGCGCTAGAGAAAGGGTTTGCGCTCAATGATCTTCTTCCTAGCCTGCTTCCTGATAGTCGAATTACAACATTAGACAGCACGCAAGCGGCCTTCACGGCGATTGAAGATAATCGTGTCGACGCTTACATTGGGGATGCGCTTGCCCTTTCTGCGCTGCTACGTGAACAGCCTAAAGACTCACTCACACTATCAGTCCTTCCTGATCTGCCAGCTGACCACTTGCACTTCGCCGTCAAAAAAGGAAAACATAAACTACTCAGCCGAATCAACTTTGCTTTAGAGGACATCAAGCAAGGTTCGCTGCAGTCGATTTACAATCAATGGCTTGCCCCATCTCAACACTCGATGTTGCTGGACTATGGAACATTGAACTTAACCCAAGACGAAAAGAACTGGCTTGATAAAAACCCTTCCATCCCTGTAGGCACACACTCCAATTGGTATCCTTACGACTTTACCAATGAGCAACAGCAACACTCCGGCTTATCTGCTGACGTCTTAAATCTAATAAGTAATGTGCTCGGCGTGTCATTTGAAAGTACCACTTACCTAACCCCAGAAGCAGCCGAGGTCGCGTTCAATAATGGTGAGACAATGGTGCTAACCAACATCACGCCAACCACAGATAAAACGCGATACATGGACTTCACTCAAGCCTACAGTTTTGAACCATGGGTGTTATTGAGTCGATCTGATCGGTTAGGCAACTTTGCGCCAAGTGGCACCGAAGCGATTGGTATGATTGAAGATTCTGGAGGCACAACAGTTCTACCTTCTCTCTGCCTGACTTGCCAAGCCGTCCCTTACATCAATCACGTGAGCGCTTTCCAAGCATTACAGAAAGACGAGATCAGTTTCGCGCTCGCTTCACTTCATCATGCTGCACCTTTATTGCATCAAGACTATGTTGGGCAATTTAAAATCACTGGCACCATTAATGAGCAAAACAGCGCTCCTTTAGCTCTCGCGGTCAACTTCCGCCATCCCATGCTACTGAGCATTATCAACAAAGCCATTAGCGCATTGCCTGCCAATGAACTTGAGCGCTTGGAAAATAAATGGCTGACCTATGAATACCAAGAAGGCTTGTCGCCACGTGAAGTGGCTAAATGGTCGGTGATCATCGGGCTTGGGATCTTTATAGTCATCTTCGTGATCGTATTCTGGAATCGCAAGATGGCAGCGGAAATCGAGCAGCGAAAAGTCGCAGAACAACGGGCCAAAGCAGCGGAAGCCCATTTACAAACCCTGGCCGACAACATTGATGGGGTTGTGCTTAAACATATTCAAACAAACCTCGGGCAGCCTTTGAATATCCAGTTTAGCTTCGTCAGTGCCGGTGTAACCGATATGTTCGGCTTATCCGTGGATAGCGTAAAAGAGCACCCTCAACACCTGTTTGATCTTATCTCAGACGAGGACTTGCCCCAATTTGAAACCAGTATGCTCGAAGCTATTGAATCTGGGCATTGGGAAAGCGAACAACAAGTACAACTAGCGTCTGGTGAAGCGAAATGGGTGAAATTTAATAGCCAAGTATCGAGCGGCCAAGCCATTGAGTGGAACACGGTGATAACAGACATCACCCTGCTGAAAAAACAGCAACAGGCTTTAGACAACGCTCGCCAGAAAGCAGAAAGTGCCACCGCCGCTAAGTCTCAGTTCCTAGCAACTATCAGTCATGAGGTTCGCACCCCAATCAGTGGGATCTTAGGGCTATTAGAGTTAATGCAGGAACATCAGCTGAGTGAAGAGTTGCTGAACTTACACGGTGGATTGAATCAGTCTGCTCGTAACTTACTGCACATCGTTAATGACGTACTCGATTACTCCAAGATTGAAGCGGGAAAACTAGAACTTAACCCTACCGAGATTGAATTAGGCAAAGTATTAGCGCGCATCGTACAACCGCAATCCATTCATGCACAACAAAAAGGCTTGGCCTTCCACTATTGGCAAGACCCAAACCTCGCTCAGTGGTTGTTTGCAGACGACATACGACTCCACCAGATCCTGAATAACTTCCTCAATAATGCGATTAAGTTCACCGAGCATGGGACAATATCGTTACATGTTGATGTGATTGAACAGAACGAACATCAGCAGAAAATTAGCCTCACTGTCTCAGATACAGGTATTGGTATCCCGAAAGACAGACAACAAAGTTTATTCCAGCCTTTTGAACAAGCCGACAAAACCACCAGCCGCCGTTTTGGGGGCACAGGGCTTGGGCTGTCTATCGCTTTGAAGTTGATTGAACAGATGAATGGCACCATAGAGTTGTCGAGTGAAGAAGGAAAAGGCAGCCACTTTACGGTTACCGTTACTCTCCCAACTTGTACTCCTGAACAGGCAGTCAACAACGCTTTGGCTCTGCCACAAACTTTACTCTGCACTTCGGATGTTGAAAATACTATTGAACTAGGTGTGGGCAATCACTCTCACGAGGTGTATGTGGTTGGTTACGTTCTGCAACAAGAAGAGCTGTGCCGATATCTGAAACACTTCGGCCTTGAACCAAAGGTTCTGCATATTAATCAAAAGCACCTGCTCAAAGAGATGGTCGTCAAACATCAGCCAAAACACATCTTTGTTGCGATGTCTGTATGGCAGCAACTGGCGATTACCGATGCCTGGATTCAACAACATACAAGCTCAACACGCTTCACGGTGATCAACCAAAATCCAATGCTCTCGCCTGAGCCTTTAGGCAACTCTTGGTGCTTGTCGGTCAATCCGCTGCTACCCGATAACCTTGTGCATGTTCTAACGAAACCCGTCAGTCACGACAATCTAATCTCACCAGTGGATAGCGAAGCTAAAGCGCCTATCGCTGAAGAGACTCGCGAACAAGCTGAGAACAATGGTAGGCTGATTCTGGTCGCGGAAGATCACCCTATCAACCAGCAAGTCATCGCTAAGCAACTTGAAAATATTGGCGTCCATGCCGACATAGTTGATAACGGAGTGCTGGCTCTGAATGCCTTGAAAGATAAACGCTATGGGCTATTGCTAACCGATTGCCACATGCCCGAAATGGACGGATACACACTTGCATCAAGCATTCGCCAAATAGAACAACGCAAAGAGGAACTTAACCAAGAGACTCAAAGACTGCCAATCGTCGCATTAACAGCAAATGCCGTACAAGGTGAGGATGCTAACTGTTATGCTCACGGCATGGATGACTTCTTAGTTAAGCCTGTGTCCATTAAGCAAATGAAGCTGACCATTGAGAAGTGGTTGCCCGCAATAAACGATTCCGTTCCAACACCTGAATACGATATTTCTGATTCAGAAAAACCAGATTCACACAGTCAGGACACAAGCTCTTCGTCAGACTCTTTACCTGCGGATCAAGAAGCCAATGAATTTTCGATGCTGTTCCAAGATATTGAACAGAGCTTTGCGGAAGTGGAGATCAGTAACCCATCAGAGCCTAGCCAAGAGGTTACTCCTGCTAGCCCTCAAGACTCATTCAATCTTACTAACAATCAAGTTATCGACTACGCCGCGCTCTACGAGCTATTTGAAGATCACGATGTCGTAATGACCTTACTCGATGAGTTTGCCGCAAGCTTTATTGAAGATAATGAACGGATAAAAACATATTGGGCGAGCAAGGAATACAAGGAACTAAAAACCACAGCGCACCGACTTAAAGGCGCAGCGAAAATGGTCGCATGTGACAGGATTGCTTCTCCGCTCGCAATCATTGAGGCACGAGCAAACGACCTGGTAACCGAAGACACGGACTTAGAGCAAGTCGAATCAAAAATTGAAGCGTCAATCGAGGAAGTGAATTCCACATTTGAACGATTTACTGAGGAAATAAACCAACTACGTCAGACAAAAGAAAAGGCTTACTCTTATGAGTAA
- a CDS encoding DsbA family protein codes for MNVKLHYVHDPMCSWCWGYKPTLELLKQQLPASIEFNYVVGGLAPDSDEPMSEEMKGKLQAIWKQIEAKLGTEFNHEFWTECQPVRSTYPACRAVIAAGFQDHYEAMLEAIQHAYYLRAMLPHSQETHLQLAEELGMNVQQFENDLSSKLLESELDDQLGFKDAMGVFSYPTLMLEVNGIFSEVELDYHSTEATLKSIREILVSNAPAA; via the coding sequence ATGAACGTAAAACTTCATTATGTGCATGATCCAATGTGCAGCTGGTGTTGGGGTTACAAGCCAACACTTGAGTTATTGAAACAACAATTGCCTGCGAGCATTGAGTTTAACTATGTAGTGGGTGGTTTGGCCCCGGATTCTGATGAGCCAATGTCAGAAGAGATGAAAGGCAAGCTGCAAGCGATTTGGAAGCAAATCGAAGCTAAACTAGGGACTGAGTTTAACCATGAATTTTGGACTGAGTGCCAACCTGTTCGTAGTACTTACCCTGCATGCCGTGCTGTGATTGCCGCTGGTTTTCAAGACCACTACGAAGCGATGCTTGAAGCGATTCAACATGCTTATTATCTTCGTGCGATGTTGCCACATAGCCAAGAAACGCATCTGCAGTTGGCTGAAGAGCTAGGTATGAATGTTCAACAGTTTGAAAATGACCTTTCTAGCAAGTTATTGGAAAGTGAGTTAGATGACCAGTTAGGCTTTAAAGATGCGATGGGAGTATTCTCTTATCCGACTTTAATGCTTGAAGTGAACGGCATCTTTAGTGAAGTTGAATTGGATTACCATTCAACGGAAGCAACGCTTAAGTCTATTCGCGAAATTCTAGTGAGTAATGCTCCCGCTGCGTAA
- a CDS encoding Grx4 family monothiol glutaredoxin, which translates to METIDKIKQQIEENTILLYMKGSPKLPSCGFSSQASQALMACGEKFAYVDILQNPDIRAELPAYAQWPTFPQLWVEGELIGGCDIILEMFQKGELQPIIKEAAAKVAGDDAE; encoded by the coding sequence ATGGAAACTATCGATAAAATCAAACAGCAAATTGAAGAAAACACTATTCTACTGTACATGAAAGGTTCTCCTAAGCTACCTAGCTGTGGTTTCTCTTCTCAAGCGTCTCAAGCTCTAATGGCATGTGGCGAAAAATTTGCTTACGTAGATATCCTACAAAACCCTGATATCCGTGCAGAGCTTCCTGCTTACGCACAATGGCCAACTTTCCCACAACTTTGGGTTGAAGGTGAGCTAATCGGTGGTTGTGACATTATTCTTGAGATGTTCCAAAAAGGCGAACTTCAGCCAATCATCAAAGAAGCAGCGGCTAAAGTTGCTGGCGATGACGCTGAATAA
- the sodB gene encoding superoxide dismutase [Fe] translates to MAFELPALPYAKDALEPHISAETLDFHHGKHHNTYVVKLNGLIPGTEFEGKTLEEIVKTSTGGVFNNAAQIWNHTFYWHCLAPKAGGEPTGAVAEAINAAFGSFEEFKAKFTDSAINNFGSSWTWLVKKADGSLDIVNTSNAATPLTEEGVTPLLTVDLWEHAYYIDFRNVRPDYMAAFWNLVNWSFVEENLAK, encoded by the coding sequence ATGGCATTTGAACTACCGGCTCTTCCTTACGCGAAAGACGCACTAGAACCACACATCTCAGCAGAAACGCTAGATTTCCACCACGGTAAGCACCACAACACTTACGTTGTTAAGCTAAACGGCCTTATCCCTGGTACTGAGTTTGAAGGCAAAACACTAGAAGAGATCGTTAAGACTTCTACTGGTGGTGTTTTCAATAACGCTGCTCAAATCTGGAACCACACGTTCTACTGGCACTGTCTTGCTCCTAAAGCAGGCGGCGAACCAACTGGCGCTGTTGCAGAAGCTATCAACGCTGCATTCGGTTCTTTCGAAGAATTCAAAGCGAAATTCACTGATTCAGCAATCAACAACTTCGGTTCTTCTTGGACTTGGTTAGTTAAGAAAGCTGACGGTTCTCTAGACATCGTTAACACTTCTAACGCTGCTACTCCTCTAACAGAAGAAGGTGTTACTCCACTTCTAACTGTTGACCTATGGGAACACGCTTACTACATCGATTTCCGCAATGTTCGCCCTGACTACATGGCTGCATTCTGGAACCTAGTAAACTGGTCTTTCGTAGAAGAGAACCTAGCTAAGTAA
- a CDS encoding VC2046/SO_2500 family protein, translated as MQIHTLDKAGIINELKFGIGISQAVEQGRRADFALLLSMFSNDVRDCTPIDTIEITETNEDRLRKQFGVAEPQQLRSNQSSYEISAQQSNHFHQASLASAKLSHYLKPEALAFMPEDTGDLPEEVYQNLSGHDRRKLASKESPDLPHATLYNDLTTAQRKYQIQAQV; from the coding sequence ATGCAAATACATACTTTAGACAAAGCAGGAATCATCAACGAACTGAAGTTCGGCATCGGGATCAGCCAAGCGGTTGAGCAAGGTCGCCGTGCAGATTTCGCGTTGCTGTTATCTATGTTTTCTAATGATGTTCGTGATTGCACGCCGATTGACACCATTGAAATCACAGAGACCAATGAAGATCGCCTCCGTAAACAATTCGGCGTAGCAGAACCTCAACAACTGCGTTCAAACCAGTCGTCGTATGAAATTTCAGCTCAACAATCTAATCATTTTCATCAAGCCAGCCTTGCCAGCGCCAAGCTCAGCCATTACTTAAAGCCTGAAGCGCTTGCCTTCATGCCTGAAGATACGGGCGACTTACCCGAAGAGGTTTATCAAAATCTTTCTGGTCATGACCGACGCAAACTAGCAAGCAAGGAATCACCTGATTTGCCACATGCCACGCTCTACAATGATCTAACTACCGCGCAACGTAAGTATCAAATTCAAGCTCAAGTATAG
- a CDS encoding SDR family oxidoreductase produces MKIKSSIILVTSAGSRLGGTIANHFVNLGATVILCDKDSEALQATYLQCARFSDSVYHYPLKGNDNQAIISVYDFIQSTFNTTPDVLVNNWISSPMPSLIGDQPVSSFINDLSSMASTLFAFGQISAERLREEDKEGVIVNVISHDDFHDMSGLESANSMITGFTHSWAKELTPYGIRVGGVVPAVHNSDGKLNRCHWAQLQDELTRTTEYIVSNDYFSGRVVAAEV; encoded by the coding sequence ATGAAAATAAAAAGCTCAATCATATTGGTGACATCTGCTGGCTCGCGGCTGGGAGGGACGATTGCGAACCACTTTGTTAACCTTGGAGCCACAGTCATCCTTTGTGATAAGGACTCAGAAGCACTTCAGGCAACTTATTTACAGTGTGCCCGATTTTCTGACTCTGTTTACCATTACCCGCTCAAAGGCAATGACAACCAAGCGATTATCAGCGTATATGATTTTATTCAATCGACCTTCAACACTACACCGGATGTGCTGGTCAACAATTGGATAAGCTCCCCAATGCCAAGCCTAATTGGTGATCAGCCTGTCAGCAGCTTTATTAATGATCTCTCATCGATGGCATCGACCCTTTTCGCATTTGGGCAAATTAGTGCCGAGAGGTTGCGAGAGGAAGATAAGGAAGGCGTGATTGTGAATGTGATATCTCATGATGACTTTCACGATATGTCCGGTTTAGAGAGCGCAAACTCTATGATCACTGGCTTTACCCATAGTTGGGCTAAAGAACTGACTCCATATGGTATTCGAGTCGGGGGTGTTGTCCCCGCTGTTCATAACTCTGATGGCAAACTCAACCGATGCCATTGGGCGCAGCTGCAAGATGAACTTACTAGAACAACCGAATACATTGTCTCGAACGACTACTTCAGTGGGCGAGTTGTGGCGGCAGAGGTTTAA